One window from the genome of Thermococcus siculi encodes:
- a CDS encoding M42 family metallopeptidase, protein MERVVEILKEILEIPSPTGYTREVMEHIAKVLNEAGIKTYYTNKGALIAGNHPEPELVVAAHVDTLGAMVRGILPDGHLTFTRIGGLLLPTFEGEYCTIITRSGKKFRGTLLLRNPSVHVNKEAGKKERKEENMYIRLDAEVEKKEDTEKLGIRPGDFIAFDPKFEYVNGFVKAHFLDDKASVAVLIDLMLDLGSEALEKLPVAFFFSPYEEVGHGGSAGYPPSIKELLVVDMGVVGEGTAGKETAVSIAAKDSTGPYDYEMTTKLIEIAEKRNIPHVVDVFLYYGSDGSAALRAGWDLRVALTGQGVHASHGMERTHVKGMLATKELIRAYIEERFGV, encoded by the coding sequence ATGGAGCGCGTCGTGGAGATTCTGAAGGAGATTCTGGAGATTCCCTCCCCTACAGGCTACACGAGGGAAGTTATGGAGCACATAGCGAAGGTTCTCAACGAGGCTGGAATTAAGACCTACTACACCAACAAAGGTGCCCTTATAGCGGGCAACCACCCGGAGCCTGAGCTGGTTGTAGCGGCCCACGTTGACACCCTCGGGGCGATGGTGAGGGGCATCCTTCCGGACGGGCATCTCACATTCACCAGAATCGGCGGCCTGCTCCTCCCGACCTTCGAGGGGGAGTACTGCACCATAATAACCCGCTCCGGGAAGAAGTTCAGGGGAACGCTCCTCCTCAGGAACCCTAGCGTTCACGTCAACAAGGAGGCCGGAAAGAAAGAGCGCAAGGAGGAGAACATGTACATAAGGCTCGATGCGGAGGTCGAGAAGAAGGAAGACACCGAGAAGCTCGGAATAAGGCCCGGCGATTTCATAGCCTTCGACCCGAAGTTTGAATACGTCAACGGCTTCGTCAAGGCCCACTTCCTCGATGACAAGGCGAGCGTCGCGGTGCTCATCGACCTCATGCTCGACCTCGGAAGTGAGGCCCTCGAAAAGCTTCCCGTGGCGTTCTTCTTCTCCCCCTACGAGGAGGTCGGCCACGGCGGTTCGGCGGGCTATCCTCCCAGTATTAAGGAGCTTCTCGTCGTTGACATGGGCGTCGTCGGTGAGGGAACTGCTGGAAAGGAGACGGCCGTTTCCATAGCGGCCAAGGACTCCACTGGGCCCTACGACTACGAGATGACGACCAAACTCATCGAGATCGCCGAGAAGAGGAACATTCCACACGTCGTTGACGTCTTCCTATACTACGGCTCTGATGGTTCGGCGGCTCTAAGGGCAGGCTGGGACCTCCGGGTTGCCCTCACCGGCCAGGGAGTCCACGCGAGCCACGGAATGGAGAGGACGCACGTCAAGGGAATGCTCGCCACGAAGGAGCTGATTAGAGCCTACATCGAGGAGAGGTTTGGGGTTTAA
- a CDS encoding AEC family transporter: MDIYGMLALIALGYILKYAIKDKRPFQWLNLFSTRILLTLFVFGNVASKNLEYLLSIKVIFIYVILIIALSLGLSYLYARRFVKDENWAGALMILSTYPNTAAMGFPIASLFLDDITPAILYSTTNSLIVLPLATFIAAHYSSGRASVKNSLVKALKFPPTAANLIALAIVLAGIHLPSWLLDPAKSIGWWSIPLLLIYFGSIIDLREFRARHLLEVGLFRVVIPFLFVLLTLRGAGDTYYAVLVEASMPPAIMANVLLAHYRLKAEEGIGVTVVLTLITLVFFMGIKALGF; this comes from the coding sequence ATGGACATCTACGGGATGCTTGCCCTCATCGCCCTTGGATACATTCTAAAGTACGCTATCAAAGATAAGAGGCCATTCCAGTGGTTGAACCTCTTCTCAACCCGCATCCTCCTTACTCTCTTCGTCTTCGGCAACGTTGCGAGCAAAAACCTGGAGTACCTCCTCAGTATAAAGGTCATCTTCATCTACGTCATCCTGATCATAGCCCTCAGCCTCGGCCTGTCTTACCTCTATGCACGGCGCTTTGTTAAGGATGAAAATTGGGCCGGTGCTCTGATGATACTCTCCACCTACCCCAACACCGCCGCGATGGGCTTCCCGATAGCGAGCCTCTTTCTCGACGACATAACGCCCGCGATACTCTACTCTACCACCAACAGCCTCATAGTCCTCCCGCTCGCGACGTTCATAGCGGCCCACTACTCGAGCGGGAGAGCATCGGTGAAGAATAGCCTCGTGAAGGCCCTGAAATTCCCTCCAACCGCGGCGAACCTGATTGCCCTGGCCATAGTTCTCGCGGGAATCCACCTTCCATCGTGGCTCCTCGATCCGGCGAAATCGATAGGCTGGTGGAGCATACCCCTCCTGCTCATCTACTTCGGCTCGATAATAGACCTCCGGGAATTCAGGGCGAGACACCTCCTTGAGGTCGGCCTCTTCAGGGTGGTCATTCCCTTCCTCTTCGTCCTCCTCACCCTGAGGGGTGCGGGAGATACGTATTACGCCGTCCTGGTCGAGGCAAGCATGCCTCCAGCCATAATGGCCAATGTTCTCCTGGCCCACTACAGGCTGAAGGCCGAGGAGGGGATAGGGGTTACGGTGGTTCTGACGCTCATCACTCTCGTCTTCTTCATGGGCATCAAGGCCCTCGGCTTCTGA
- a CDS encoding ArsR/SmtB family transcription factor, which produces MENDLKVQLEELKKRLEVLEENIDPVDEVMLSIKARLRRKLEGGQLPELDEEKAAKTLKALANPDRIRILKMLSERPMGFKEIKEALGVESPTVSHHLKLLVKTGMVRKGDGYGISPNGRLFLRLLEIITALEEVEE; this is translated from the coding sequence ATGGAGAACGACCTGAAGGTTCAGCTCGAGGAGCTGAAAAAGAGGCTGGAGGTGCTGGAGGAGAACATCGACCCCGTGGACGAGGTCATGCTCTCCATAAAGGCCCGTCTCAGGAGGAAGCTTGAGGGCGGCCAGCTGCCGGAACTCGACGAGGAGAAGGCCGCGAAGACCCTCAAGGCCCTCGCCAATCCAGACAGGATAAGGATTCTGAAGATGCTCTCCGAGAGGCCAATGGGCTTCAAGGAGATAAAGGAAGCCCTGGGTGTTGAGAGTCCGACGGTTTCCCACCACCTGAAGCTCCTCGTGAAGACCGGAATGGTGAGGAAGGGAGACGGATACGGAATTTCGCCCAACGGACGTTTGTTTTTGCGTTTGCTCGAGATAATCACTGCCCTTGAGGAGGTGGAAGAATGA